The proteins below are encoded in one region of Podarcis raffonei isolate rPodRaf1 chromosome 6, rPodRaf1.pri, whole genome shotgun sequence:
- the LRRC8D gene encoding volume-regulated anion channel subunit LRRC8D codes for MFTLAEVASLNDIQPTYRILKPWWDVFMDYLAVVMLMVAIFAGTMQLTKDQVVCLPVLQSAVNAKVQPSSSASAKATNAVPEPETTAAQDKEAQGARAVSFAPVVATDIPLSRSTFPPLHSTVASPEEKKEQADPLGRKTNLDYQQYVFINQMCYHLALPWYSKYFPYLALIHTIILMVSSNFWFKYPKTCSKIEHFVSILGKCFESPWTTKALSETACEDSEENKQRLTGAQSLPKHVSTSSDEGSPSASTPMINKTGFKFSAEKPVVEVPSMTILDKKDGEQAKALFEKVRKFRAHVEDSDLIYKLYVVQTVIKTVKFIFILCYTANFVNEISFEHSCMPKVEHLTGYQEFECTHNMAYMLKKLLISYISLICVYGFICLYTLFWLFRLPLKEYSFEKVREESSFSDIPDVKNDFAFLLHMVDQYDQLYSKRFGVFLSEVSENKLREISLNHEWTFEKLRQHVSRNAQDKQELHLFMLSGVPDAVFDLTDLDVLKLELIPEAKIPAKISQMTNLQELHLYHCPAKVEQTAFSFLRDHLRCLHVKFTDVAEIPAWVYLLKNLRELYLIGNLNSENNKMIGLESLRELRHLKILYVKSNLTKIPSNITDVAPHLTKLVIHNDGTKLFVLNSLKKMMNVAELELQNCDLERIPHAIFSLTNLQELDLKSNSIRTIEEVISFQHLKRLTCLKLWHNKIVIIPPSITHVKNLESLYLSNNKLESLPAAVFSLQKLRCLDVSYNSIAVIPLEVGLLQNLQHLHITGNKVDILPKQLFKCTKLRTLSLGQNCITSIPEKIGQLLQLTHLELKGNCLDRLPATLGLCRLLRKSGLIVEDHLFDTLPSEVKEALNQDTNIPFANGI; via the coding sequence ATGTTTACCCTTGCAGAAGTTGCATCTCTTAATGACATTCAGCCAACGTACCGCATTCTGAAACCATGGTGGGACGTATTTATGGATTACCTAGCAGTCGTTATGCTGATGGTCGCCATTTTTGCTGGAACCATGCAGCTGACCAAAGATCAGGTGGTCTGTTTGCCCGTCCTGCAGTCGGCTGTCAACGCAAAGGTGCAGCCCAGCTCCTCGGCGAGTGCCAAAGCTACAAACGCTGTTCCGGAACCCGAAACAACCGCAGCCCAAGACAAAGAAGCGCAGGGAGCGAGGGCCGTTTCTTTTGCACCTGTCGTCGCAACTGACATACCTCTCAGCAGATCTACCTTTCCGCCATTGCACTCCACTGTCGCCAGTccggaggagaagaaggagcaggcAGATCCCCTGGGCCGAAAAACTAACTTGGATTATCAGCAATATGTTTTCATTAACCAGATGTGCTACCACTTGGCTCTTCCTTGGTATTCAAAGTACTTTCCCTACTTAGCTCTTATACATACCATTATTTTAATGGTCAGCAGCAACTTTTGGTTCAAATACCCCAAAACTTGCTCGAAGATCGAGCACTTTGTTTCCATCCTGGGGAAGTGCTTTGAATCTCCGTGGACTACAAAGGCGTTGTCTGAGACGGCGTGTGAGGATTCTGAGGAGAATAAGCAGAGGCTGACCGGGGCCCAGTCTTTGCCCAAGCACGTGTCCACCAGTAGCGATGAAGGAAGCCCGAGCGCCAGCACCCCCATGATCAACAAGACGGGCTTCAAGTTTTCAGCGGAGAAGCCCGTCGTCGAGGTTCCGAGCATGACCATTTTGGACAAAAAAGATGGCGAGCAAGCCAAAGCCCTCTTCGAAAAAGTACGGAAATTCCGGGCGCACGTGGAGGACAGCGACTTGATATACAAGCTCTACGTCGTCCAGACGGTCATCAAAACTGTGAAGTTCATATTTATTCTCTGCTACACAGCAAACTTCGTCAATGAAATCAGCTTTGAGCACAGCTGCATGCCCAAAGTGGAGCACCTGACTGGCTACCAGGAGTTCGAATGCACACACAACATGGCTTACATGCTGAAAAAGCTGCTCATCAGTTACATTTCCCTCATTTGCGTCTACGGTTTCATCTGTTTGTACACACTCTTCTGGTTGTTCCGGTTACCCCTGAAGGAGTATTCCTTCGAGAAGGTTAGGGAAGAGAGCAGCTTCAGCGATATTCCGGATGTTAAGAACGACTTTGCGTTTCTCTTGCACATGGTGGACCAGTATGACCAGCTGTACTCCAAGCGGTTTGGCGTCTTCTTGTCGGAGGTGAGTGAAAACAAGCTGAGGGAAATAAGCCTGAACCACGAGTGGACTTTCGAAAAGCTGCGCCAGCATGTTTCCCGCAACGCCCAGGACAAGCAAGAACTTCATCTCTTCATGCTCTCAGGGGTCCCTGATGCCGTGTTTGATCTTACCGACTTGGACGTGCTGAAACTTGAGCTGATCCCTGAAGCTAAAATCCCGGCTAAGATCTCCCAGATGACGAACCTGCAAGAGCTACACCTCTACCACTGTCCCGCAAAGGTGGAACAAACAGCCTTCAGCTTCCTTCGCGACCACCTGAGGTGCCTGCACGTGAAGTTCACCGACGTGGCGGAAATCCCGGCTTGGGTGTACTTACTTAAAAACCTCCGGGAGTTGTACCTGATAGGCAACTTGAACTctgaaaacaacaaaatgataGGACTTGAATCTCTTAGGGAACTGAGGCACCTCAAAATTCTCTATGTGAAAAGCAACCTGACCAAAATCCCATCCAACATCACAGATGTGGCCCCACATCTAACCAAGCTTGTCATCCATAACGACGGCACCAAGCTCTTTGTGTTGAATAGCCTTAAGAAAATGATGAATGTAGCAGAGCTGGAATTGCAGAATTGCGACCTGGAGCGGATTCCGCACGCCATCTTCAGCCTCACCAACTTGCAGGAGCTGGatctgaagtccaacagcatACGCACAATTGAAGAAGTCATCAGCTTCCAGCATTTGAAAAGACTGACTTGCCTGAAGTTGTGGCACAACAAAATAGTCATCATTCCTCCTTCCATTACCCACGTGAAAAACCTGGAGTCGCTTTACCTCTCCAACAATAAACTCGAATCCTTACCGGCTGCAGTGTTCAGTTTACAGAAGCTCAGATGCTTAGATGTGAGCTACAACTCTATTGCAGTGATTCCCCTGGAGGTAGGCCTTCTGCAGAACCTCCAGCACCTGCATATCACCGGAAACAAAGTAGACATTTTGCCAAAACAGCTGTTTAAGTGTACCAAGCTGAGGACTTTGAGCCTGGGGCAAAACTGCATCACCTCGATTCCGGAAAAGATTGGCCAGCTCTTGCAGCTAACACACCTAGAGTTGAAGGGGAACTGTTTAGACCGTCTCCCGGCTACACTGGGTCTGTGTCGGCTTCTCAGGAAAAGTGGACTCATTGTAGAAGATCACCTCTTTGACACGTTGCCTTCAGAGGTCAAAGAAGCATTGAACCAAGACACAAACATTCCCTTTGCTAATGGGATCTGA